One genomic window of Solanum dulcamara chromosome 10, daSolDulc1.2, whole genome shotgun sequence includes the following:
- the LOC129870990 gene encoding putative glycine-rich cell wall structural protein 1: protein MSCKLMLLIILGVVVQTSSARKLLDNPILPNLLNFNGGFDQILGDLGGGGGGGGGGGGSNGGFGAGFGFGEGHGSGANDGFGQIVGGLVGGGGGGGGGGGGSNGGFGSGIGYGEGHGSGANGGGGGGGGGGGGGGGENGSSGFGSGGGWGQGGGSN from the coding sequence ATGTCATGCAAGTTGATGCTTCTTATTATTTTGGGAGTTGTAGTGCAAACTTCCTCTGCAAGGAAGCTTCTTGACAATCCAATATTACCCAATTTACTCAACTTCAACGGTGGATTTGACCAAATTTTAGGAGATCTTGGCGGCGGCGGTGGAGGAGGCGGCGGCGGTGGAGGTAGTAATGGTGGATTTGGTGCTGGCTTCGGATTTGGTGAGGGTCATGGATCGGGTGCAAATGATGGATTTGGCCAAATTGTAGGAGGTCTTGTTGGTGGTGGCGGCGGCGGTGGTGGCGGCGGTGGAGGTAGTAATGGAGGATTTGGTAGTGGCATTGGATATGGCGAGGGTCATGGATCAGGTGCAAATGGTGGTGGTGGCGGTGGTGGAGGTGGCGGAGGCGGCGGTGGTGGTGAAAATGGTAGTAGTGGTTTTGGGTCCGGAGGAGGATGGGGCCAAGGTGGTGGTAGCAATTGA
- the LOC129870992 gene encoding putative glycine-rich cell wall structural protein 1, whose amino-acid sequence MICKLMLLVVLGVVVQTSSARNFNGGFDNILGGLGGGSGGRGGGGGRGGSDGGFGAGFGFGEGHGSGESDGFGQIVGLVGGGGGGGGGGGGGGSDGGSGFGIGYGEGHGSGANGGGGGGGGGGGGSDGGSGFGIGYGEGHGSGANGGGGGGGGGGGGSGDGQNGGSGFGAGGGWGHGGDGN is encoded by the coding sequence ATGATATGCAAGTTGATGCTTCTTGTTGTTTTGGGAGTTGTGGTGCAAACTTCCTCTGCAAGGAACTTCAACGGCGGATTCGACAATATTTTAGGAGGTCTTGGTGGAGGTAGCGGTGGTCGCGGCGGCGGCGGAGGTAGAGGAGGTAGTGATGGTGGATTTGGTGCTGGCTTTGGATTTGGAGAGGGTCATGGATCGGGTGAAAGTGATGGATTTGGTCAAATTGTAGGTCTTGTTGGCGGTGGCGGCGGCGGCGGCGgcggtggtggtggtggaggtAGTGATGGTGGATCTGGTTTTGGCATTGGATATGGCGAGGGTCACGGATCTGGTGCAAACGGTGgtggaggaggtggtggtggtggtggaggaggTAGTGATGGCGGATCTGGTTTTGGCATTGGATATGGAGAGGGTCATGGATCGGGTGCAAACGGCGGTGGTGGAGGAGGTGGCGGCGGCGGCGGCGGAAGTGGTGATGGTCAAAATGGTGGTAGTGGTTTTGGTGCCGGAGGAGGATGGGGCCATGGTGGTGACGGCAATTGA